A single Parabacteroides timonensis DNA region contains:
- a CDS encoding GH92 family glycosyl hydrolase: MRHISLLAVSLLALVACTPEQPKEADYTQYVNPLIGTDFTGNTYPGAQAPYGMVQLSPDNGLPGWDRISGYFYPDTTIAGFSHTHLSGTGAGDLYDISFMPVTRPYKEAPAPLGIYSTFSHNEEAASAGYYRVLLQDYNINVELTATERCGIQRYTFPKAEASVFLNLKKAMNWDFTLDSYIEVVDSVTIRGYRFSQGWSPDQHVYFQTRFSKPFVAYHMDTTAIATKDKGRIGTAYIARFDFNTEKDEEILVNTAISGVSMEGAAKNLQAEVPLNDFDKYHKEAVARWNKELSKIEVNGNNTDDLVKFYTAIYHTMIAPTIFSDVDGSYYGPDNQIHKADGWNNYSTFSLWDTYRAAHPLFTYTDPKRVNDMVQGFLKFYEQSGALPLWNLYGHETNMMIGYHAVPVIVDAYLKGIGNFNPELALQACIATANRDDYRGIGLYKKLGYVPAISDPVKWENWSLSKTMEYAYDDYCIARMAEKMGKKEIAEEFYKRSQNYRNVYNPETTFMQPRDEKGNFVTPFDAKDYTEDICESNAWQYFWYVPQDLDGLIGLLGSKERFTEKLDSMFTYAPDAKEDLPIFSTGMIGQYAHGNEPSHHVIYLYNKVDQPWKTQKYVAEVLHDLYLNAPDGICGNEDCGQMSAWFVFSAMGFYPVDPVSGQYEIGTPLFPEVKMHLADGKVFTILAPGVNAENIYIQSVKLNGQPYDKSYITHELIMSGATLEFEMGNQPGPVWYKQ, encoded by the coding sequence ATGAGGCACATATCATTATTGGCGGTCTCCCTGCTGGCTCTGGTAGCCTGCACGCCAGAGCAACCGAAGGAGGCAGATTATACACAGTACGTAAACCCGTTGATCGGTACTGATTTTACCGGAAATACCTATCCGGGAGCACAGGCTCCGTACGGTATGGTGCAGCTTAGTCCGGACAATGGATTGCCGGGTTGGGACCGTATCTCCGGTTATTTTTATCCTGACACAACGATTGCCGGTTTCAGCCATACCCATCTTTCCGGTACGGGAGCAGGCGACTTGTATGATATATCTTTTATGCCGGTGACACGTCCTTATAAAGAAGCTCCGGCTCCCCTCGGTATTTATTCTACTTTCTCGCATAATGAAGAAGCGGCTTCGGCCGGTTATTACCGTGTCTTGTTGCAGGACTATAATATTAATGTAGAGTTGACGGCAACCGAACGTTGCGGTATACAGCGCTATACTTTCCCGAAAGCGGAAGCTTCCGTGTTCCTGAACCTGAAGAAAGCGATGAACTGGGACTTTACCCTCGATTCTTATATAGAAGTGGTCGATTCCGTGACTATCCGCGGATATCGTTTTTCTCAGGGATGGTCGCCTGATCAGCATGTTTATTTCCAGACACGTTTCTCTAAACCGTTCGTAGCTTACCACATGGATACGACTGCTATCGCAACAAAGGATAAAGGTCGGATTGGAACTGCCTACATAGCCCGTTTCGATTTTAATACGGAGAAGGATGAGGAGATACTGGTTAATACCGCTATTTCGGGTGTCAGTATGGAAGGTGCAGCAAAGAATTTACAGGCGGAAGTTCCCCTGAATGATTTTGATAAGTATCATAAAGAGGCGGTTGCCCGCTGGAATAAAGAACTATCGAAGATCGAAGTAAATGGAAATAATACCGACGACCTGGTTAAGTTCTATACAGCTATCTATCATACGATGATTGCCCCGACTATTTTCAGTGATGTCGATGGCTCTTATTATGGTCCCGATAACCAGATCCATAAAGCGGACGGTTGGAATAACTATTCGACCTTCTCTCTGTGGGATACTTACCGCGCGGCTCATCCGCTGTTTACCTATACCGATCCGAAACGGGTGAACGATATGGTACAGGGATTCCTGAAGTTCTACGAACAAAGTGGTGCTCTTCCGCTGTGGAACCTTTATGGCCATGAAACGAATATGATGATCGGCTACCATGCTGTCCCTGTTATTGTGGATGCTTATCTGAAAGGTATCGGAAACTTCAATCCGGAATTGGCTTTACAGGCATGTATTGCTACGGCAAACCGGGATGATTACCGTGGAATCGGATTATATAAGAAACTAGGATATGTACCGGCTATCAGCGATCCTGTCAAATGGGAGAACTGGTCATTGTCTAAAACAATGGAATATGCCTACGACGATTATTGTATTGCCCGTATGGCTGAGAAGATGGGAAAGAAAGAGATTGCAGAAGAGTTCTATAAACGTTCGCAGAACTACCGGAATGTCTACAATCCCGAAACAACCTTTATGCAGCCGCGTGATGAAAAAGGAAACTTTGTTACCCCGTTCGATGCCAAGGATTATACGGAAGATATTTGTGAAAGTAATGCATGGCAGTATTTCTGGTATGTGCCGCAGGATCTGGATGGTCTGATAGGCCTATTGGGTAGCAAGGAACGTTTCACAGAAAAGCTGGATAGTATGTTTACGTATGCACCGGATGCAAAAGAAGACCTGCCTATCTTTAGTACCGGTATGATCGGGCAATATGCACATGGCAACGAACCGAGCCATCATGTGATCTATCTATATAATAAGGTAGACCAGCCCTGGAAAACGCAGAAATATGTGGCAGAAGTATTACACGATCTGTATCTGAATGCTCCCGACGGTATCTGTGGTAACGAAGATTGCGGACAGATGTCTGCCTGGTTCGTGTTCAGTGCAATGGGCTTCTATCCGGTCGATCCGGTGAGCGGACAGTATGAGATCGGTACTCCTTTATTCCCCGAAGTAAAAATGCATCTGGCGGATGGTAAGGTATTTACGATTCTGGCTCCGGGTGTCAATGCAGAGAATATCTATATCCAATCGGTTAAACTGAACGGACAGCCTTATGATAAGAGCTATATCACTCACGAACTGATCATGAGTGGTGCAACGCTTGAATTCGAGATGGGTAACCAGCCGGGACCGGTTTGGTATAAACAGTAG
- a CDS encoding cation:proton antiporter codes for MSHLPDLISDLALILISAGVITLLFKWLKQPLVLGYIVAGLLAGPYIHIFPTVVDVENINLWAEMGVVFLLFALGLEFSFKKLMNVGSTAFITAMTEVITMLIVGYLIGHLLGWSTMNSIFLGGMLSMSSTTIIIKAFDDLGLRNQRFTGIVFGTLVVEDLVAIIMMVLLSTMAVSQEFAGEEMIGSILKVAFFLILWFLVGIFVIPALLKKVRRLMNDETLLVIALGLCLGMVVVATKTGFSAALGAFIMGSILAETIEAERIEHIIKPVKDLFGAIFFVSVGMLVDPAILVQYAWPVILITLVTIVGKAFFSSFGVLLSGQPLKTSIQSGFSLAQIGEFAFIIAALGVSLKVLDDFVYPIIVAVSVITTFTTPYFIRLSGPFAEWLYRILPDKACDFLDRYSSGSKTINHDSDWRKLLKLYVGKILIHSVLLTAILLLSTKVIHPLMVEKFPAMEMWGSIIMSVLTLILMTPFLAGLVANKNNSPELFMSLWKDNKYNHGKLVALVLFRVFVAILFVSIVLIKYYHVQYGIGAIIAVGVLILIILFRRDLNQYSKLEAHFLTNLNRREEVDRKRNPLKTSFNKQLSDKDIHLAVVPVSPCSPYAGKSLAELPLRKDFGVSIVEIIRGDYKIYIPGGSDHIYPQDKVVVVGTDEQLKAFQAKLEDQQNGDDYCGNQPEEITVNSFIVDESFPFLGQSITQSNVGRRYNCLIVGLERNGDSLITPDNDTIFEMDDLVWVVGDKSKIQDLIKGE; via the coding sequence ATGTCGCATTTACCCGATTTGATTTCCGATCTGGCTTTGATACTTATTTCCGCAGGTGTAATAACCTTATTATTTAAATGGCTGAAACAACCGCTCGTACTGGGATATATTGTAGCCGGGCTATTGGCCGGGCCTTATATCCACATCTTTCCGACCGTTGTCGATGTTGAGAATATCAATCTTTGGGCCGAGATGGGAGTCGTATTCCTTCTGTTTGCCCTGGGGCTCGAATTTAGTTTTAAGAAATTGATGAATGTGGGGTCTACCGCTTTTATCACTGCAATGACGGAGGTGATAACCATGCTTATTGTGGGGTATCTGATCGGGCATTTGCTGGGGTGGTCTACCATGAATTCCATTTTTCTGGGAGGGATGTTGTCGATGTCGTCCACAACAATTATTATAAAAGCTTTTGATGATCTGGGATTACGTAATCAACGCTTTACAGGGATCGTGTTCGGGACGTTGGTGGTGGAAGACCTGGTGGCCATAATCATGATGGTACTGCTTTCGACAATGGCGGTAAGCCAGGAGTTTGCAGGAGAGGAAATGATAGGTAGTATCCTGAAAGTCGCTTTCTTTCTGATTCTTTGGTTCTTAGTCGGTATTTTCGTTATCCCGGCTTTGCTGAAAAAAGTGAGGAGGCTGATGAATGATGAAACGTTGTTGGTAATAGCTCTCGGCTTGTGTTTGGGAATGGTAGTAGTCGCTACCAAGACCGGTTTCTCTGCTGCCCTAGGAGCTTTTATTATGGGATCGATCCTGGCGGAGACGATTGAGGCAGAACGTATCGAACATATTATTAAACCTGTGAAAGACCTGTTCGGGGCTATCTTTTTCGTTTCGGTAGGGATGTTGGTCGATCCGGCGATCCTGGTACAATATGCATGGCCGGTCATTCTGATTACGTTGGTCACTATTGTCGGGAAGGCTTTTTTCTCTTCATTCGGTGTCCTGTTGTCGGGACAACCGCTTAAAACATCTATACAATCGGGTTTTAGCTTGGCGCAGATAGGAGAGTTTGCCTTTATTATTGCAGCTTTAGGAGTATCGTTGAAGGTGCTCGACGACTTTGTGTATCCGATCATTGTGGCAGTCTCGGTGATAACCACTTTTACGACTCCTTACTTTATCCGTCTGTCGGGGCCGTTTGCAGAATGGCTATACAGAATATTACCGGATAAGGCGTGTGATTTCCTCGACCGGTATTCTTCCGGATCGAAGACGATTAATCATGATAGCGATTGGCGGAAGTTGCTGAAATTGTATGTCGGAAAGATATTGATCCATTCTGTATTGTTGACAGCCATCCTATTGTTGTCTACCAAGGTGATTCATCCGTTGATGGTTGAGAAATTTCCAGCTATGGAAATGTGGGGAAGTATTATTATGAGTGTATTGACACTTATCCTGATGACACCTTTTCTGGCCGGGTTGGTGGCAAATAAGAATAATTCGCCGGAGTTGTTTATGAGTTTGTGGAAAGATAACAAATATAATCATGGGAAACTGGTGGCACTTGTGCTGTTCAGGGTGTTTGTGGCTATTCTGTTCGTTTCGATCGTATTGATCAAGTATTATCATGTGCAGTATGGTATAGGTGCGATTATTGCCGTTGGTGTCTTGATCCTGATTATTTTATTCCGTCGCGATCTGAACCAGTACTCCAAACTGGAAGCCCATTTCCTTACTAATTTGAACCGCCGCGAGGAAGTAGACCGCAAGCGTAACCCGTTGAAGACGAGTTTCAACAAGCAGTTGAGTGATAAGGATATTCATCTGGCCGTAGTGCCGGTTTCTCCTTGTTCTCCCTATGCCGGGAAGTCGTTGGCAGAATTGCCTCTCCGGAAGGACTTCGGCGTAAGTATTGTAGAGATTATCCGGGGAGATTATAAAATTTATATTCCAGGAGGTTCCGACCATATCTATCCGCAAGACAAAGTGGTTGTAGTAGGTACGGATGAACAGCTGAAAGCATTCCAGGCTAAACTGGAAGATCAGCAGAATGGAGATGACTATTGCGGAAACCAACCGGAAGAGATTACAGTCAACTCATTTATTGTCGACGAGAGTTTCCCATTCCTCGGCCAAAGTATTACGCAGTCGAATGTAGGTCGCCGATATAATTGTCTGATCGTTGGCCTTGAACGTAATGGCGATTCCCTGATAACGCCGGACAACGATACGATTTTTGAAATGGATGACCTGGTATGGGTTGTGGGGGACAAGAGTAAGATACAGGATTTGATAAAAGGAGAGTAA
- a CDS encoding SusD/RagB family nutrient-binding outer membrane lipoprotein encodes MKKAILYAAAAFSLMTGATSCSDFGDVNNDPEQMTPAILDFKLVFTQVMSQACGSDWDVWRNGMIYSACMLQHTTSVTWDYGTFYAYSDGYNAAYWDGFYSGDRAAIRNAYLVMQEWKDRPEYQNEYQMCRIIRAFMFHRMTDLYGDVPYFDASKGIEGVGYPKYDTQQAIYNDLFKELDEAQAALSTSVATTVSNEDPLYGGDVTKWKKFANSLMLRLAMRLTKVDQATAETWVKKAISNGLFESAADNAMVKHPDGLVTDDSAEPYGKVLSHEDTQAFYLSEFFINMLKNSNDPRLPLIATVCSNPSEKWQGDFDFGDNDPSKQIGLPVGYDTKGNEWDLSNAPGYPGTNWRSYYSLPNRQTYARPDAPTMLLTYTENQLLLAEAAYRGWVSGNAKDYYEAGVRSAMQQFSFYSAAESSYNRYLNAEAIDKYLAENPFDQSKALEQINTQYYITTFCDEYETFANWRRSGYPVLTPVNKNYSTCVTNGTIPRRFQYPVTESQNNEANYQDAIGRMNGGDRMTSRVWWDKE; translated from the coding sequence ATGAAAAAAGCAATATTATATGCTGCGGCGGCATTTTCATTAATGACAGGCGCAACGAGCTGTAGTGATTTTGGAGACGTGAATAACGATCCGGAACAGATGACCCCAGCTATCTTGGATTTTAAACTGGTATTTACACAAGTCATGTCACAGGCTTGCGGTTCAGACTGGGACGTTTGGCGTAATGGCATGATTTATAGCGCATGTATGTTACAACATACTACTTCCGTCACTTGGGATTACGGTACATTTTATGCCTATTCAGATGGATATAATGCTGCTTACTGGGATGGATTTTATAGTGGAGACAGAGCAGCTATCCGTAATGCCTACCTGGTAATGCAAGAATGGAAAGACAGACCTGAGTATCAGAATGAATATCAAATGTGTCGTATTATACGGGCATTTATGTTCCATCGCATGACCGACTTGTATGGTGATGTACCTTATTTCGATGCATCCAAAGGTATAGAAGGTGTAGGATATCCTAAATACGACACACAGCAGGCGATTTACAATGATTTGTTCAAGGAATTAGACGAAGCTCAGGCAGCCTTGAGTACTTCCGTTGCAACGACAGTAAGCAATGAAGATCCGCTTTATGGCGGAGATGTAACTAAATGGAAAAAGTTTGCCAACTCTTTGATGTTACGCCTGGCTATGCGTTTAACAAAGGTAGACCAGGCCACTGCTGAAACATGGGTGAAAAAAGCTATTTCCAACGGTTTGTTTGAAAGTGCAGCAGATAATGCGATGGTAAAACATCCGGATGGTCTGGTTACCGACGATTCGGCCGAACCTTATGGAAAGGTGCTGAGCCATGAAGATACACAAGCTTTCTACCTGAGCGAGTTCTTTATCAATATGCTGAAAAACTCTAACGACCCTCGCCTGCCGTTGATCGCCACAGTATGTTCTAATCCTTCCGAAAAATGGCAAGGTGATTTTGACTTCGGAGATAATGACCCGTCCAAACAGATTGGTTTGCCGGTTGGTTATGATACAAAAGGAAATGAATGGGACTTGTCTAATGCTCCTGGTTATCCGGGAACTAACTGGAGATCATACTATTCTTTACCGAACCGTCAGACCTACGCACGTCCGGATGCACCGACTATGCTACTGACTTACACCGAGAATCAGTTGTTATTGGCTGAAGCGGCTTACCGCGGCTGGGTTTCAGGTAATGCAAAAGATTATTATGAAGCAGGTGTAAGATCAGCTATGCAACAGTTCTCTTTCTATTCTGCTGCAGAAAGTTCTTACAATCGATATCTGAATGCAGAGGCTATCGATAAATATCTGGCAGAGAATCCATTTGATCAATCCAAAGCTCTTGAGCAAATCAATACACAATATTATATCACGACTTTCTGTGATGAATATGAAACATTTGCAAACTGGCGTCGTTCTGGTTATCCGGTATTAACTCCGGTAAACAAAAACTATTCAACTTGCGTTACGAACGGAACTATCCCGCGTCGTTTCCAATACCCTGTAACAGAAAGCCAAAACAACGAGGCTAACTATCAGGATGCTATTGGTCGCATGAATGGTGGCGACAGAATGACCTCACGTGTATGGTGGGATAAAGAATAA
- a CDS encoding isoaspartyl peptidase/L-asparaginase family protein: MLRNFFLTVILLTGGCLLQAQNREYVIVVHGGAGDVAGLESDPVRSAQYYAALDSALSIGDRILATGGEGPQAVMAVINYFENNPLFNAGKGATCTADGTFELDASIMEGKDLSAGAVAGVKTIKNPINAAYAVKTKTPHVMLSGTGADLFAAEQGLEQVDNMYFATPKTMKWIDKLKQESKKNGTVGCVVLDKQGNLTAGTSTGGMFKKKWGRIGDSPVIGAGTYADNQSCAVSCTGHGEYFIRHAVAFNLCARYKFLKEPVEEAADYIINVELNANEGNGGLIAVDKDGNIAMPFNSTGMFRGYLYKEKGGAAKEKKVGIGKTMVSIAE; the protein is encoded by the coding sequence ATGTTGAGAAATTTCTTTCTTACAGTTATTTTACTGACCGGTGGTTGTCTGTTACAGGCTCAGAATCGTGAATATGTAATCGTTGTACATGGTGGTGCCGGTGATGTTGCCGGACTTGAAAGTGACCCGGTACGTTCTGCACAATATTATGCAGCTCTTGATTCGGCTTTATCGATCGGCGACCGTATTCTGGCTACCGGTGGAGAAGGTCCTCAAGCCGTTATGGCAGTGATCAACTACTTTGAAAACAATCCTTTATTCAATGCCGGTAAAGGTGCTACCTGTACGGCCGATGGAACTTTCGAGCTGGATGCTTCTATTATGGAAGGTAAAGATCTTTCAGCCGGAGCTGTAGCCGGGGTTAAGACAATCAAGAATCCGATCAACGCTGCTTACGCCGTTAAAACAAAGACTCCCCATGTTATGCTGAGCGGAACAGGTGCTGATCTCTTTGCTGCCGAACAAGGATTGGAACAGGTCGATAATATGTATTTCGCCACTCCGAAGACAATGAAATGGATCGATAAACTGAAACAGGAAAGTAAAAAGAACGGGACGGTGGGCTGTGTTGTCCTGGACAAACAGGGAAACTTGACGGCTGGGACGAGTACCGGCGGTATGTTTAAAAAGAAATGGGGACGTATTGGCGATTCACCGGTGATTGGTGCCGGAACCTATGCCGATAATCAGAGTTGTGCTGTATCCTGTACCGGACACGGTGAATATTTTATTCGTCATGCCGTGGCCTTTAACTTGTGTGCCCGGTATAAGTTTCTGAAGGAACCCGTAGAAGAGGCTGCCGATTATATCATAAACGTAGAACTGAATGCCAATGAAGGTAATGGTGGACTGATCGCTGTCGATAAAGACGGGAATATAGCGATGCCTTTTAATAGTACCGGTATGTTCCGGGGCTATCTATATAAGGAAAAGGGCGGTGCAGCCAAAGAGAAGAAAGTCGGTATCGGTAAAACGATGGTCAGCATTGCTGAATAA
- the tatC gene encoding twin-arginine translocase subunit TatC codes for MEELEQDEMSFWDHLEELRWTLFRSILALFVFAIGSFAFMRDIFDHVIMAPCYSDFVLYKWLCELNIWLINISPWFDVLPDFCNDSFHVDIVNIKLASQFFTHMSTSFWLALVLTFPYLMYEIWKFVSPALYENEKKNIRWVFFFGTIMFFLGCAVGYFMVFPMTLRFLATYQLSANITEQVSLDSYMDNFLMLIFVMGIVFEMPLVSWLLSKLGLLHRGFFHKYRRHAIVGLLVAAAFITPSSDPFTLSVVFFPLYGLYELSAFFVRKAPVEEPDDDDEEENSDQ; via the coding sequence ATGGAAGAACTGGAACAAGATGAAATGTCCTTTTGGGATCACCTGGAAGAACTTCGTTGGACTTTATTCCGTTCTATTTTAGCACTCTTTGTCTTTGCTATCGGTAGTTTTGCCTTTATGCGTGATATTTTCGATCACGTCATTATGGCTCCCTGTTACTCTGATTTTGTTCTTTATAAATGGTTGTGTGAGTTAAATATCTGGCTTATCAATATAAGCCCCTGGTTTGATGTTCTGCCTGACTTCTGTAACGATAGCTTTCACGTAGATATAGTCAACATTAAGTTGGCTTCCCAGTTTTTTACTCATATGTCAACCTCATTCTGGCTGGCCCTAGTACTGACTTTCCCATACTTAATGTATGAGATCTGGAAGTTTGTAAGCCCGGCTTTGTACGAGAATGAAAAGAAGAACATCCGGTGGGTATTCTTTTTCGGAACGATTATGTTTTTCCTGGGTTGTGCCGTAGGTTATTTTATGGTATTCCCGATGACACTTCGTTTCTTGGCAACGTATCAATTGAGTGCTAACATTACTGAACAAGTCTCTCTGGATTCGTATATGGATAACTTCCTTATGCTGATCTTTGTGATGGGAATTGTCTTTGAGATGCCATTGGTATCCTGGTTATTATCGAAACTAGGACTGTTGCACAGAGGATTTTTCCACAAATACAGACGACACGCTATCGTCGGATTATTGGTTGCTGCGGCATTCATTACTCCAAGTAGCGATCCGTTTACATTGAGCGTAGTGTTCTTCCCATTGTACGGATTGTACGAATTAAGTGCATTCTTTGTCAGAAAAGCTCCGGTAGAAGAGCCTGATGACGACGATGAAGAAGAAAATAGTGATCAGTAA
- a CDS encoding alpha/beta hydrolase translates to MKNKLLISLVLCILFNLNGMGQSAVFESLKFDSKKLGKEVSYSIYLPSDYNTSQRKYPVLYLLHGYTDDETMWIQTGDVKEIVDKAINSGDATQMIVVMPNAWDTWYINQYDGKAPYEDMFFEELIPYIEKTYRARSRQEFRAIAGLSMGGYGSFLYSLHHPDMFSACAPLSAAIFDDSVMEKRQAQSHKDLFSRLFGPGLNYWHKNSVLKILSELDKENLPRIRYYIDCGDRDGLLEGNYQAHKIMQEKGMKHEFRVRGGGHTWLYWRTALPEVLEFVSGAFRRNQ, encoded by the coding sequence ATGAAAAACAAATTGCTAATCAGTCTTGTTCTGTGCATTCTGTTCAATTTAAACGGAATGGGACAAAGCGCAGTCTTCGAGTCGTTAAAATTCGATAGTAAGAAGTTAGGCAAAGAAGTTTCTTACTCCATCTACCTGCCATCCGACTATAATACTTCGCAACGTAAATATCCGGTACTTTATCTGTTGCATGGCTATACTGATGACGAAACCATGTGGATACAAACCGGAGATGTGAAAGAAATCGTCGACAAAGCAATCAATAGCGGGGATGCTACACAAATGATCGTTGTTATGCCCAATGCCTGGGACACTTGGTATATCAACCAATATGACGGCAAGGCTCCTTATGAAGATATGTTTTTTGAAGAACTGATTCCTTATATCGAAAAGACCTATCGTGCCCGCAGCCGTCAGGAGTTCCGTGCCATTGCGGGACTTTCCATGGGTGGCTACGGCTCATTCCTTTACTCACTGCATCATCCGGATATGTTTTCCGCCTGTGCACCGCTCAGTGCCGCTATCTTCGACGACAGTGTTATGGAGAAGCGACAGGCTCAATCGCATAAGGATTTATTCAGCCGTTTGTTTGGTCCCGGACTGAACTACTGGCATAAGAACAGTGTGTTGAAGATACTTTCCGAATTGGATAAAGAAAATCTCCCGCGCATCCGTTATTATATAGATTGCGGTGACAGAGACGGATTGCTGGAAGGTAATTACCAGGCTCATAAGATCATGCAGGAGAAAGGAATGAAACATGAATTCCGTGTGCGTGGAGGTGGCCATACATGGTTATACTGGCGTACAGCCCTGCCGGAAGTCTTGGAATTTGTAAGCGGAGCATTCCGCAGAAATCAATAA
- a CDS encoding fimbrillin family protein translates to MSKNLFLAMAVVGIVLSAACSKEEPVGGSKQVAATFTAGIEPHTKAYDATWEKGDRIGITAYEDESLVIDYQNINCTFEGGGGSSVDWLPAKTYFYEGTDVVTFKAYYPYTQSINNSKIPVDVTLQGQPGEQKKIDFLYASGTGSQASPEVNLRFSHKMSKLIFNITRENENTNEDFKTLNAVLEGVKLKGEFDVTTGVVTASDEEAGQLQLTHTGTDENRSVTLIVVPQDLPAATLTITIGKNVYKADIPFTEVLNPGKSYLFNITVKNSSLIVDDSDIADWNAGNGTGKDVDAEVSLPDVVKVGDFFYADGTWGSTLDGNKTCIGLVFSTVTSQKDKDRGWRNGYVIALKNTGEVVKWSTTGANSGIFITNVNIANSNMDGYAETQAIFNLNDYESNCPAFAAVSSFNVDPNEKLEDTSGWYIPSSGQWYAFIQNFGPGIEDINSYMSNRIGIPFVANVMADYFICSTESNGMNYWGLLVSRSFAPYLVQSTSKFSTAAYVRPVLAF, encoded by the coding sequence ATGAGTAAAAACCTATTTTTAGCAATGGCGGTAGTCGGCATTGTATTGAGCGCTGCATGTAGTAAAGAAGAACCTGTGGGAGGGAGTAAACAAGTCGCAGCGACCTTTACAGCTGGTATTGAGCCTCATACAAAAGCTTATGATGCAACCTGGGAGAAAGGTGACCGCATCGGAATAACGGCCTATGAAGATGAGAGCCTTGTAATTGATTATCAAAATATCAACTGTACATTTGAAGGTGGTGGCGGAAGCAGTGTGGACTGGCTACCGGCTAAAACATATTTTTATGAAGGGACAGACGTAGTAACTTTCAAAGCCTATTATCCTTATACTCAAAGTATCAATAATTCGAAAATACCGGTAGACGTTACCTTGCAAGGGCAACCGGGAGAGCAGAAAAAGATAGATTTCCTGTATGCGTCGGGAACAGGTAGTCAGGCTTCACCGGAAGTGAATTTACGCTTTTCACATAAGATGAGCAAGTTGATATTTAATATTACCCGTGAAAATGAGAATACGAATGAAGACTTTAAAACGCTGAATGCTGTTCTGGAAGGTGTGAAACTGAAAGGTGAGTTTGATGTTACGACCGGTGTTGTTACAGCCTCCGACGAAGAGGCCGGACAGTTGCAGCTTACACATACCGGTACGGATGAAAATCGTTCGGTAACACTGATTGTCGTACCGCAGGACCTACCTGCCGCTACGCTGACTATAACTATCGGAAAGAATGTATATAAAGCTGATATTCCTTTCACGGAAGTACTTAACCCAGGAAAAAGTTACCTTTTTAATATTACGGTAAAGAACTCTTCTTTGATAGTCGACGATTCCGATATAGCCGATTGGAATGCCGGAAATGGTACCGGAAAAGATGTTGACGCCGAAGTTTCATTGCCTGATGTGGTGAAGGTTGGTGATTTCTTTTATGCCGATGGGACTTGGGGGAGTACATTAGATGGAAACAAGACTTGTATCGGTCTTGTTTTCAGTACGGTAACTTCACAAAAAGACAAGGATCGGGGTTGGCGTAATGGGTATGTCATTGCTTTGAAGAATACAGGAGAGGTTGTAAAATGGTCCACCACAGGAGCGAACAGTGGTATATTTATTACTAATGTGAATATTGCTAATAGTAATATGGATGGATATGCGGAAACACAAGCAATCTTTAATTTGAATGATTATGAATCTAATTGTCCGGCTTTTGCCGCAGTGAGTAGCTTTAATGTGGATCCAAATGAAAAGCTGGAAGATACCAGTGGGTGGTATATTCCGTCTTCAGGTCAGTGGTATGCTTTTATTCAAAACTTTGGGCCTGGTATAGAGGACATAAACTCTTATATGTCGAACCGCATCGGAATTCCTTTCGTTGCAAATGTTATGGCTGACTATTTTATTTGCAGTACGGAATCCAATGGTATGAATTACTGGGGATTATTGGTTAGCCGTAGTTTTGCTCCTTACCTGGTACAATCGACCAGCAAATTCAGCACAGCTGCCTATGTTCGTCCCGTTCTTGCCTTTTAA
- a CDS encoding Sec-independent protein translocase subunit TatA/TatB, protein MNELLFLGNLGTGEIVIIAIVVLLLFGGKKIPELMKGIGKGVKNFKDGVKGLEDDIKLDDNDKK, encoded by the coding sequence ATGAATGAATTACTATTTTTAGGGAATTTAGGTACGGGCGAAATTGTTATCATCGCCATTGTTGTGTTGTTACTTTTCGGTGGAAAGAAGATCCCTGAACTGATGAAAGGTATCGGTAAAGGTGTGAAGAACTTTAAAGACGGTGTAAAAGGATTAGAAGACGACATTAAACTCGACGACAACGATAAAAAGTAA